DNA from Solanum stenotomum isolate F172 chromosome 3, ASM1918654v1, whole genome shotgun sequence:
GGTGAGAAATCAAACTTCCAGATTAATGCAATGAGCATGAACCCTAGTACAATTCGGATGGTTATAGAAACAGCATAAATGGTATAATTCTTCATCCTCTGAAATATAGCTCGGCTGGTCAAAACAGCACTAACTATCACACTCAATCCTGGCTCCGTGAGAACTATGTCTGATGCACTACGAGCAGCATCAGTAGCATCAGCCACAGCTATGCCTATATCTGCCTTCTTCAAAGCAGGGGCATCATTCACACCATCTCCTGTCATACCACAAATGTGCTTTCTTTCTTGGAGCTTCCTCACAATCTCATATTTGTGCTCTACACAGTTCCAAAAAATCGCGCAAATACAAGTATAAAGATTGTTAGTAATAGAAGTCAGGAGGATGACTTatcaacagtaaaaaaaaatatatgggaAATAGTTAGTAACCTGGAAAGACTCCGGCAAAGCCATCAGCCATCTCGATGAGTTCATCCACAGGGAGGTTAGCAATACTTTCATCCTTGTGCTGCCCCAGGAGGGAGGAAGAAGGATACATGTTTGTTCCCATGCCAAGCCTACGACCAGTCTCCTTGCCTATGGCAAGCTGATCGCCAGTTATCATTTTTACATTGACACCAAGGACAAGGGCACGCCTAATTGTTTCTGCACTATCATGCCTTGGAGGGTCAAAAAGAGGCAAGAGCCCTACAAAGACCCAAGGCGATCCTGGACTTTCCTTTGTCTTCTCTGGTACAGTCTGTATTAATAAAGAACACATTCACTGGCTTTAGTTTGAAGCAGAAAAAAAGATACTACAGACTTGGCTTTATTAAATTTTTCACCTGTTGAGCCACTGCAAGAGAGCGAAGACCACGATCAGCAAACTTGTCAATGATGGAGTGAACTTTCCTCTTTACATGCTCACTTAGGCGACAAAGATCAACAATCTGGTAACAGAATTCAAATGATTATGTAACCAACTCAGTTATAGACAGAAAGAAGTATCAAGTGCTATTGCTTACCTGTTCTGGTGCACCTTTGCTAACCCTATGCCAATTGCCATTGGTGTCTATATAAGTAATAGCTGTGCGCTTGTCAACAGGGTTAAAAGGCAGGAAGTGCACTTCTTGAATCCCAGCTCTAGCCTAGAGAGTcccacataaataaaaaattcaggTACAAGTAAGTTGATGCACTTTCTGTCGATGAAAGTTGGCCTATCATAAATGAATCGATAAGTTTTCTACCTCCTTGGCATCTGCTAGCATTCCGACAATGCAAGCATCTATAGCATCCTGGTTTTCAACCCTTGAAGCTCTGGCCCCAAGAAGAATAACAGTATCTTGGTCCATATCCTTTGCGAAGACCTGTACCACCCCTCCCAAAGAATAAGACAATCTAGTTAGCTTACACTTTGGCTTATCGCTTCAAATACAAGAAACGTCATGTTAATTCACAAACCTCGACTAAACTTTTGTCTACTTCAAGCTTGTTTAATGTAAGAGTTCCTGTCTTGTCACTACAAAGAACATCCATTCCAGCCATCTCCTCTATAGCAGTCATCCTCTTAGTAATGGCACCTTGTTCTGACAATTTGTGAGATCCAATAGCCATAGTGACCGATAATACAGTAGGCATGGCTATTGGAATCCCTCCAATGAGAAGAACAAGCAGATTATCAATTCCATCTCTGTACTTCCTGTGCTGAATTGGGTACATAACCAGTATTTCTATGATGATTCCAACTAGAATAGAGCATATGCAGAAGTTTCCGATTGCTGTCAACACCTGTCAAAATCATCTAAGTCAGCTGGATGAGCTCCatttcaacttttcaatcaAAATGTAAGAATTTTTACCTTCTGGAAGTGGCCAACATTATTGGTACTATCAACAAGATGAGCAGCTTTTCCGAAAAAGGTGCTGATTCCAGTTGCAATAACAACAGCCTCAATTTCACCTTGTTTACATGTGGAACCAGAGTAAACTCCCTCCCCTGGGTGCTTTGTCACGGGTAATGACTCACCCGTGAGAGCAGATTGATCAATCTTCAGGGGATCTCCA
Protein-coding regions in this window:
- the LOC125859022 gene encoding ATPase 9, plasma membrane-type; its protein translation is MADQKETVSLDDIKKENVDLETIPVDDVFRILVSSKQGLESQDASKRLEVFGQNKLEEKKENKILKFLGFMWNPLSWVMEIAAIIAIVLANGQNRPPDWQDFLGIVILLVINSTVSFIEENNAGNAAAALMAGLAPKTKVIRDGSWKEMDAALLVPGDVISIKLGDIVPADARLLDGDPLKIDQSALTGESLPVTKHPGEGVYSGSTCKQGEIEAVVIATGISTFFGKAAHLVDSTNNVGHFQKVLTAIGNFCICSILVGIIIEILVMYPIQHRKYRDGIDNLLVLLIGGIPIAMPTVLSVTMAIGSHKLSEQGAITKRMTAIEEMAGMDVLCSDKTGTLTLNKLEVDKSLVEVFAKDMDQDTVILLGARASRVENQDAIDACIVGMLADAKEARAGIQEVHFLPFNPVDKRTAITYIDTNGNWHRVSKGAPEQIVDLCRLSEHVKRKVHSIIDKFADRGLRSLAVAQQTVPEKTKESPGSPWVFVGLLPLFDPPRHDSAETIRRALVLGVNVKMITGDQLAIGKETGRRLGMGTNMYPSSSLLGQHKDESIANLPVDELIEMADGFAGVFPEHKYEIVRKLQERKHICGMTGDGVNDAPALKKADIGIAVADATDAARSASDIVLTEPGLSVIVSAVLTSRAIFQRMKNYTIYAVSITIRIVLGFMLIALIWKFDFSPFMVLIIAILNDGTIMTISKDKVKPSPMPDSWKLREIFATGIVLGTYLAVMTVIFFWLAHQSNFFSDKFGVRSIRDNVHELNAALYLQVSIVSQALIFVTRSRSWSYVERPGFLLLAAFFVAQLVATIIAVYANWGFARIHGIGWGWAGVIWLYSIIFYIPLDFLKFAIRYILSGRAWNSMIENKVAFTNKKDYGRGEREAQWALAQRTLHGLHPPDTSQMYDNKSYNELSEIAEHAKRRAEVARLRELHTLKGHVESVVKLKGLDIETIQQHYTV